A stretch of the Myxococcus guangdongensis genome encodes the following:
- a CDS encoding HAD family hydrolase has protein sequence MSRADSRGILFDLDGTLVDSLPDIIDSFLYAFPANGLQAPTYAQVRALIGLPLDIMYAEFAPQHVPALCASYREHYPLNFHRNSRPYPGVLELLHTLRERGYLLAVATTKKSPMARRFVDAMGLGDVLHHVQGTDDFPHKPAPDVLHRALAALGTQGLWMVGDTSLDLRAGKAAGLRTYGVTWGTHPVEELARETPDELQPDLKRLLEHLPPLS, from the coding sequence ATGAGCCGCGCTGACTCCCGTGGAATCCTCTTCGACCTCGACGGCACGCTGGTGGACTCGCTGCCGGACATCATCGACAGCTTCCTGTACGCCTTCCCCGCGAATGGCCTCCAGGCACCCACCTACGCGCAGGTGCGCGCCCTCATCGGCCTGCCGCTCGACATCATGTACGCAGAATTTGCGCCCCAGCACGTGCCCGCGCTGTGCGCCTCCTACCGCGAGCACTATCCGCTCAACTTCCACCGGAACTCCCGCCCGTACCCCGGCGTCCTCGAGCTCCTCCACACCCTGCGCGAGCGCGGCTACCTCCTGGCCGTCGCCACCACCAAGAAGAGCCCCATGGCCCGCCGCTTCGTCGACGCCATGGGCCTGGGCGACGTCCTCCACCACGTCCAGGGCACCGACGACTTCCCCCACAAGCCCGCGCCGGACGTCCTCCACCGCGCCCTCGCCGCCCTCGGGACGCAGGGCCTGTGGATGGTCGGCGACACCTCGCTGGACCTCCGCGCCGGCAAGGCCGCCGGCCTGCGCACCTACGGTGTCACCTGGGGCACTCACCCCGTGGAGGAACTCGCCCGTGAAACACCGGATGAACTCCAGCCAGACCTGAAAAGACTATTGGAGCACCTTCCTCCCCTGTCCTGA